One segment of Castanea sativa cultivar Marrone di Chiusa Pesio chromosome 3, ASM4071231v1 DNA contains the following:
- the LOC142629981 gene encoding putative disease resistance protein RGA4 yields the protein MARALVSTIIDQLGSLIASEFKDRLGSLFASEVTSIVNVEEEVEKLKLKFQAIQAKLDDAEERQVKEKAVKLWLERLNDVSYEMGDVLDEWNTAKIKADIEKKEEAETSTAKRRKVLSLPNLNSSVSTVFQRRDIALKIKEVMLKLDEIDREGDMYQFVLTSGNEEVVRSPTDSHVDVSNILGRDTVKGDLVSILLGRGSEEERSPHVISLVGMGGVGKTTLAQLAYNDSELNLAHFEKKGWVCVSNPFDKFMVAKAIIQAFEGDDSNITQWPSLMDKMCELIRGRKLFLVFDDVWTEDSMLWEPFRLALQNAAQGSRILVTTRKNRVADIMGSAARINLGQLSDDDCWTIFSTIAFSDRDSMQCKELEDIGRKISDKCKGLPLAARTLGSLMCFKSRKEQWEMVFYSRLWELQDIERGLFGPLLMSYYDLPSPLRRCFSYCAVFPKDYFFSKEDLISMWMAQGYIKSNANEERIVARDYFEILLIRSLLQVLGDYGYAGNFMRFKMHDIVHDLAQFMAKNECITINGYEESGSILQNARHLYLEIPNNAQIPESIYSAKTLRTLIFVGYSDHKLSGLFQHFRRLRTLTLGSRYGKLKEIPDAIENLIHLRYLKIRNYHGDGLPENICNLCNLQILKIKVGSEDGFMKLPQGMSKLINLKHLILKEEGYWTHQFEFPRGIGRLSSLTKLSGFYVGGKDDNQRCELGELKNLNHLQGTLKIYGLGNVVDACEAKNAELKKKIGLRDLDLNFFGDNLENYGGRMETDVSVLNALEPPPGLENLAIHWYCGTTMFPNNWIMSLAKLKRLTLRGGLNLECLPPLGMLQFLEDLGIGYDFPLKKVGVEFLGIKFENKKDGMIKIFPNLKTLRFMCLHKWEEWIGVEGQEEEDCIIIMPRLQKLVIHQCPKLKSLPDFLFKTSLQEFQVNSSSILRKRYQRGTGVDWPKISYIPNIRINYIEVQRDGQEVIRQAMMKKSLTKNSLSDDEEEGQ from the exons ATGGCTCGGGCTCTTGTTTCTACCATCATTGACCAGCTTGGTTCACTCATTGCTTCAGAGTTCAAGGACCGGCTTGGTTCACTTTTTGCTTCAGAGGTCACGTCCATTGTAAATGTCGAGGAAGAAGTTGAAAAGcttaaactcaaattccaaGCAATCCAGGCAAAGCTCGACGATGCAGAGGAAAGGCAAGTGAAGGAGAAAGCTGTGAAGCTTTGGTTAGAAAGGCTCAACGACGTATCCTATGAGATGGGCGACGTGTTGGATGAGTGGAACACTGCCAAGATCAAAGCAGAtattgagaaaaaagaagaagctgaaacTAGTACTGCGAAGAGGAGGAAGGTATTGTCCCTACCCAACTTGAATTCCTCAGTTTCTACTGTTTTTCAGCGTCGTGATATTGCTCTTAAGATAAAAGAAGTTATGCTAAAGTTAGATGAGATTGACAGAGAGGGGGATATGTACCAGTTTGTACTGACTAGTGGCAACGAAGAAGTTGTGAGATCACCAACTGATTCCCATGTAGATGTGTCAAACATTCTAGGTCGTGATACGGTTAAGGGTGATCTAGTGAGCATTCTATTGGGCAGGggtagtgaagaagaaagaagtccCCATGTCATCTCTTTAGTGGGCATGGGTGGTGTTGGAAAAACTACTCTTGCCCAACTAGCATATAATGACAGTGAGTTGAATTTGGCCCATTTTGAGAAAAAAgggtgggtttgtgtttctaaTCCTTTCGATAAGTTTATGGTTGCCAAAGCAATCATTCAAGCTTTTGAAGGTGATGACTCCAACATTACTCAATGGCCGAGTCTAATGGATAAAATGTGTGAATTGATTCGGGGAAGGAAGCTTTTTCTTGTCTTCGATGATGTATGGACTGAAGACTCTATGTTGTGGGAACCATTCAGACTTGCACTCCAAAATGCTGCCCAAGGAAGTAGAATTCTAGTCACTACACGCAAAAATAGAGTTGCAGACATTATGGGAAGTGCAGCAAGGATCAATTTGGGGCAATTGTCTGACGATGACTGCTGGACGATTTTTAGTACAATAGCCTTTTCTGACAGGGATTCTATGCAATGTAAGGAATTAGAAGACATAGGTAGGAAAATATCAGACAAGTGCAAAGGCTTGCCCCTTGCTGCAAGAACTCTAGGGAGTCTCATGTGCTTCAAGAGTCGGAAGGAACAATGGGAGATGGTTTTTTATAGTAGATTGTGGGAATTGCAAGACATTGAAAGAGGTCTTTTTGGGCCATTGTTAATGAGTTATTATGATTTGCCCTCACCATTGAGACGATGTTTCTCATATTGTGCAGTCTTTCCAAAAGattatttcttttctaaagAGGATTTGATATCTATGTGGATGGCACAAGGTTATATTAAGTCGAATGCAAACGAAGAGAGAATCGTGGCAAGagattactttgaaattttactCATTCGCTCTCTCCTCCAAGTTTTGGGGGATTATGGATATGCTGGCAATTTTATGAGGTTCAAAATGCATGATATAGTGCACGACTTGGCACAGTTCATGGCAAAAAATGAATGCATCACAATCAATGGTTACGAAGAGTCGGGGTCAATTCTTCAAAATGCTCGGCATTTGTATTTAGAAATTCCAAATAATGCTCAAATTCCTGAGTCCATCTATAGCGCAAAAACTCTACGCACCCTCATCTTTGTAGGTTATAGTGATCATAAATTGTCCGGGTTGTTCCAGCATTTTAGACGTTTACGGACATTAACTTTGGGTAGTCGATATGGTAAGTTAAAGGAAATTCCGGATGCAATAGAAAATTTGATACATTTAAGGTATCTCAAAATACGTAATTATCATGGTGACGGATTACCTGAAAATATCTGTAATCTATGCAATCTACAAATTTTGAAGATTAAAGTTGGTAGTGAAGATGGGTTCATGAAATTACCACAGGGGATGAGTAAACTGATTAACTTAAAACATCTTATTTTGAAAGAAGAAGGTTATTGGACCCATCAGTTTGAGTTTCCAAGAGGGATTGGGAGATTGAGTTCTCTTACAAAATTAAGTGGTTTCTATGTAGGTGGCAAGGATGATAACCAAAGATGTGAACTCggagaattaaaaaatttaaaccaccttcaaggaactcttaaaatatatggATTGGGGAACGTGGTAGATGCATGTGAGGCCAAGAATGCAGAGCTCAAGAAGAAGATAGGCCTCCGTGATttggatctaaatttttttggagataaCTTAGAGAATTACGGAGGAAGAATGGAGACTGATGTATCAGTTCTGAATGCCTTAGAGCCACCTCCAGGCTTGGAGAATTTAGCAATTCATTGGTACTGTGGCACCACAATGTTCCCTAATAATTGGATAATGTCCCTAGCCAAATTGAAAAGGCTTACTCTGAGAGGTGGCCTAAATTTAGAGTGTTTACCTCCTCTGGGAATGCTTCAGTTCCTTGAAGATTTAGGGATAGGTTAcgattttccattaaaaaaggTGGGTGTTGAATTTTTGggaataaaatttgaaaacaagaaAGACGGCATGATAAAAATATTCCCAAATTTGAAAACTCTCCGGTTTATGTGTTTGCACAAGTGGGAAGAATGGATTGGGGTTGAAgggcaagaagaagaagattgtaTTATTATAATGCCCCGTCTTCAAAAGTTGGTAATTCACCAGTGCCCAAAGTTGAAGTCGCTGCCGGACTtcctttttaaaacttcattacAGGAGTTTCAGGTGAATAGCAGCTCAATTCTCCGCAAACGTTACCAAAGAGGGACAGGAGTGGACTGGCCCAAGATTTCCTACATCCCAAACATCAGGATTAATTATATTGAAGTGCAGAGAGATGGTCAAGAAGTTATTCGACAAG CGATGATGAAGAAGAGTTTGACCAAGAATAGCTTGTCTGATGACGAAGAAGAGGGCCAATGA
- the LOC142626984 gene encoding uncharacterized protein LOC142626984, with protein MTKISTDFWPQTLPFIIPLKPTSHSHQSSVFVSCGVPNHNDNSNSSRNPPKVWVSAKTRPTHLQNVDFKESHLMKVLNRSCKAGKYKESLYFLECLVNKGYKPDVILCTKLIKGFFNYRNIPKAIRVMQILEEHGEPDVFSYNALISGFCKANQIVSANKVLDRMKRRGFLPDVVTYNIMIGSLCSRGKLDSALKVLDQLMKDKCEPTVITYTILIEATILEGGIDEAMKLLDEMLLRGLRPDMYTYNAVIRGMCKEGMVDRAFEFVRSLKSKGCEPDVVSYNILLRVLLNLGKWDEGEKLLAEMYSRGCEPNVVTYSILISSLCRDGKVEDAVNVLKVMKEKGLRPDAYSYDPLVSAFCKEGRLDLAIEFLDLMITDGCLPDIVNYNTILATLCKNGNADLALEIFEKLGEVGCPPDVSSYNTMFSALWNCGDRARALGMISGMVNKGIDPDEITYNSLISCLCRDGMVDEAIGLLVDMESSGFKPTVISYNIAILGLCKAHRTGDAIEVLAAMVDKGCQPNETTYIMLVEGIGFAGWQVEAVGLANSLISLNAISEDSLKRLNKTFPMFDVYKELTLSDIKN; from the coding sequence ATGACAAAAATTTCCACTGATTTCTGGCCTCAGACCCTCCCATTCATCATCCCACTGAAACCCACCTCACATTCACATCAAAGCAGTGTTTTTGTGAGTTGTGGAGTCCCTAACCACAATGACAACAGTAACAGCTCCAGAAACCCACCAAAGGTCTGGGTTTCTGCTAAAACAAGGCCAACCCATTTGCAAAATGTTGATTTCAAAGAGTCCCATTTGATGAAAGTACTTAATAGGTCCTGCAAAGCAGGCAAGTACAAAGAGTCACTCTACTTTCTTGAGTGCTTGGTTAACAAGGGTTACAAACCTGATGTTATACTTTGTACAAAGCTCATTAAAGGCTTCTTCAATTATAGAAATATCCCAAAAGCCATAAGGGTTATGCAAATCTTGGAAGAACATGGTGAACCAGATGTTTTTTCTTATAATGCATTGATTAGTGGGTTTTGTAAGGCTAATCAGATTGTATCTGCAAACAAAGTGCTCGATAGAATGAAACGTAGGGGATTTTTGCCTGATGTTGTTACCTATAATATAATGATCGGGAGTCTTTGTAGTAGGGGAAAGCTTGACTCAGCTTTGAAGGTTTTGGATCAGTTAATGAAAGATAAATGTGAGCCAACTGTGATTACTTACACAATTCTGATTGAGGCAACCATCCTTGAAGGTGGGATTGATGAAGCTATGAAGCTTTTGGATGAGATGCTATTGAGAGGGCTTCGACCTGACATGTATACTTACAATGCAGTCATTAGGGGGATGTGCAAGGAAGGTATGGTGGATCGTGCTTTTGAGTTTGTTCGGAGTCTAAAATCCAAGGGTTGTGAGCCTGACGTGGTCTCATACAATATTTTGTTAAGGGTACTTTTGAATCTCGGGAAATGGGATGAGGGAGAGAAACTACTTGCTGAGATGTATTCAAGAGGTTGTGAGCCGAATGTTGTTACTTACAGCATACTAATTAGCTCACTTTGTCGTGATGGGAAAGTTGAGGACGCTGTAAATGTGTTGAAGGTCATGAAGGAAAAGGGGTTAAGACCAGATGCTTATAGTTATGATCCGTTGGTGTCTGCATTCTGCAAAGAAGGGAGATTGGATTTGGCTATTGAATTCTTGGACCTCATGATCACCGATGGTTGCTTGCCGGATATTGTGAACTACAACACAATCTTGGCCACTTTATGTAAGAATGGAAATGCTGACCTGGCTTTGGAAATCTTCGAGAAGCTAGGGGAAGTAGGTTGTCCTCCCGATGTGAGTTCTTACAACACAATGTTCAGTGCACTGTGGAATTGTGGGGACAGAGCTAGGGCTCTGGGAATGATATCAGGGATGGTGAACAAAGGGATTGATCCTGACGAGATCACTTACAATTCACTTATATCGTGTTTGTGCAGAGATGGGATGGTAGATGAAGCAATTGGGTTGTTGGTGGATATGGAAAGCAGTGGCTTCAAGCCGACAGTTATCAGTTATAACATTGCTATTCTTGGATTGTGTAAAGCTCATAGAACTGGTGATGCCATTGAAGTGCTTGCAGCAATGGTTGACAAGGGATGCCAGCCAAATGAAACTACTTACATTATGTTGGTTGAAGGGATTGGTTTTGCGGGATGGCAAGTTGAAGCTGTGGGTTTAGCTAATTCCCTTATCAGTTTGAATGCTATATCTGAAGATTCATTGAAACGGTTGAACAAGACCTTTCCCATGTTTGATGTTTACAAAGAGCTCACTTTGTCTGACATTAAGAATTAG